From a region of the Phaeodactylum tricornutum CCAP 1055/1 chromosome 4, whole genome shotgun sequence genome:
- a CDS encoding predicted protein, translated as MARPNRNNNGNCRAAYERISSDGNEELEAVLEGGESSSTSSLRRVNRIEQYSRISIGQEGGDDEEAQQLQQGYNDISETEEQIEFNSAKGSTNDEDEETDGVRINVVILDYTQKKFNVAVSSSTTVAVLKQNGAIVHKVPASRQRLIFRGQLLADTTLLANAGIKEDGVIVHLFPKPRVVIQDSNAASGGNALNSDANAENSSQTEDADAAHVPTIFLETTEAERRSQILVLGSVEFIETQNNVKLFSFMLLIISCIELLNLLAIALGVPQDQDEASYPVGEEDDILGPLPPSLETNDAWSQPSSNSSDTGSDTNTAGVTYTDWSGANWVDLAVSVLGVYVAMLGLRASNENTLRLAKRYLYGTVLAGVGWMALNYFMTYDKDKQYAAERASHHTDTDFVPIESTRELLEAALSVMVLPGMVWMLCVYRAWQFHRLLQEAEQEAEERIRNELDSSSRGRK; from the coding sequence ATGGCACGACCGAACCGgaacaacaacggcaactGTCGTGCAGCTTACGAACGCATTTCTTCCGATGGGAATGAAGAGCTGGAAGCTGTGTTAGAAGGTGGGGAATCATCATCGACTTCTTCATTACGTCGTGTTAATCGAATAGAGCAATACAGTCGAATATCTATTGGCCAGGAAGGTGGTGATGATGAAGAAGCGCAGCAGTTGCAGCAAGGTTACAATGACATTTCCGAGACGGAAGAACAAATAGAGTTTAACTCTGCGAAAGGGTCAACgaatgacgaagacgaagagacTGATGGTGTTCGTATTAATGTTGTTATTTTGGATTACACTCAAAAGAAATTCAATGTGgccgtttcgtcgtcgacgacggtggCGGTGCTGAAACAAAATGGAGCGATTGTACACAAGGTACCAGCCTCTCGTCAGCGTTTAATATTTCGTGGCCAGCTGTTGGCAGACACAACATTATTGGCAAATGCGGGAATTAAGGAAGACGGTGTCATCGTTCATTTGTTTCCTAAACCACGGGTCGTTATTCAGGATTCGAATGCCGCGTCAGGCGGCAATGCATTGAACAGCGACGCCAACGCTGAAAACTCATCACAAACTGAAGATGCAGATGCTGCTCATGTCCCGACAATTTTTCTCGAGACAACGGAAGCCGAGCGTCGATCACAAATTTTGGTTCTTGGTTCAGTTGAATTTATCGAAACCCAAAACAATGTGAAGTTGTTTTCTTTTATGCTTTTGATCATATCTTGTATCGAGCTTTTGAACCTTTTAGCCATTGCTTTGGGGGTTCCTCAAGACCAGGACGAAGCCAGCTACCCTGTcggtgaagaagacgataTTCTTGGACCGTTGCCGCCTTCTCTTGAAACGAATGATGCCTGGTCACAGCCAAGCAGTAATTCCAGCGATACTGGCAGCGATACAAATACTGCCGGCGTTACCTATACTGACTGGAGCGGCGCCAACTGGGTTGACCTGGCCGTTTCGGTTTTAGGCGTATACGTTGCAATGTTGGGATTGCGTGCTTCGAACGAAAACACTTTGCGTCTGGCGAAGCGTTACTTGTACGGGACGGTTTTGGCAGGCGTCGGCTGGATGGCGCTAAACTATTTCATGACGTACGATAAGGACAAACAATATGCGGCAGAAAGGGCATCACATCATACTGACACGGACTTTGTTCCCATCGAATCCACTCGTGAATTACTGGAAGCGGCTTTGTCTGTCATGGTACTGCCGGGAATGGTTTGGATGCTTTGTGTGTACAGGGCATGGCAATTTCATCGTCTGCTACAGGAGGCTGAGCAGGAGGCGGAAGAGCGCATTCGCAACGAGTTGGACTCATCTTCTAGGGGAAGAAAGTGA